A genomic window from Gemmatimonadales bacterium includes:
- a CDS encoding ATP-binding protein yields the protein MSASAALPLSLLPAALYDALRAAGRAVGLELGEEVFVRPMNLTAVLANIRAAGGTWHRLPGLTEYLLECCIFSEESHRAYDSAGEFFTIGDAPYGGRDLITHATGAYSARVAGEDYLVAGSVVPTPRARPRTWDLVHCVVMLGRTGESLRTLCRTLGSIREPQRLQCWGGAPRSLKPPRVEEADVILAPELKRDLLGWLDRFWSLRRRAAALELSPHRGLLLAGPPGTGKTQLVRHLLTRYPDAEAHLFMPVRRLESENEFSSMLTSAAGAREGAMIVIEDVDQILTSGGMSREYLLNCLDGMFQLPVPALWVATSNDPRALDQALLDRPGRFDRVVVVPVPARRTGGTRAPLSPIALGVGASARRARGRGSPERGRGRRAPQGDLLGRSAQDAR from the coding sequence CATGAACCTCACAGCCGTACTCGCAAACATCCGCGCCGCCGGTGGCACCTGGCACCGCTTGCCCGGTCTCACCGAGTACCTCCTGGAGTGCTGCATCTTCTCGGAGGAGAGCCACCGTGCCTACGACTCGGCCGGCGAATTCTTCACGATCGGCGACGCGCCTTACGGCGGCCGCGATCTGATCACGCACGCCACCGGCGCCTACTCCGCGCGCGTGGCGGGCGAGGACTACCTCGTAGCCGGCTCCGTCGTCCCCACGCCCCGCGCGCGCCCCCGCACGTGGGATCTGGTGCACTGCGTCGTCATGCTCGGCCGAACGGGCGAGAGTCTTCGCACGCTCTGCCGCACACTGGGATCGATCCGCGAACCCCAACGCCTCCAGTGCTGGGGCGGCGCGCCCCGCAGCCTCAAGCCGCCCCGTGTGGAGGAGGCCGACGTGATCCTCGCGCCCGAGCTCAAGCGCGACCTCCTCGGCTGGCTCGATCGCTTCTGGAGCCTGCGCCGCCGCGCCGCCGCGCTCGAACTCTCGCCGCATCGCGGCCTCCTGCTCGCCGGGCCGCCCGGCACCGGCAAGACCCAGCTCGTCCGGCACCTGCTCACCCGCTACCCGGACGCCGAGGCGCACCTCTTCATGCCGGTGCGACGCCTCGAGTCGGAAAACGAATTCAGCTCGATGCTCACGAGCGCCGCCGGGGCCCGCGAGGGAGCGATGATCGTGATCGAGGACGTCGATCAGATCCTGACCTCGGGCGGCATGTCGCGCGAATATCTACTCAATTGTCTCGATGGGATGTTCCAGCTCCCGGTGCCCGCGCTCTGGGTGGCGACCTCGAACGACCCGCGCGCGCTCGACCAGGCCCTGCTCGACCGCCCGGGCCGCTTCGACCGTGTCGTGGTGGTTCCGGTGCCGGCCCGGCGAACGGGCGGCACTCGTGCGCCGCTTTCTCCGATCGCCCTCGGAGTCGGAGCTTCCGCCCGCCGTGCTCGAGGACGTGGTAGCCCAGAGCGAGGGCGTGGCCGGCGCGCACCTCAAGGCGATCTGCTCGGCCGCTCTGCTCAGGACGCTCGATGA
- a CDS encoding protein kinase produces the protein MPQVPTQLAAALRDRYVLEREIGRGGMAVVYLARDVRHERPVALKVLRAEFGSTAAAERFQREITTAARLQHPHILTVHDSGQTAGELWFVMPYVDGETLRSRLKREGALPVDTALRIARDAAQALEYAHGHGVVHRDIKPENLLLTRDGNTLVADFGIARGLETAADSSPALTGTGQVIGTPAYMSPEQAAGDSAIDARSDVYSLGCVLYEMLAGEPPFTGPTVQAVMTKRFIDAAPSVRRLRGAVPAGVDRALAKALARVPADRFSSARAFADALAAPATVEPRAPSVAVLPFINLSADPENEFFTDGITEDVIAQLSKVRSLKVISRTSVMPFKKREQGLREIGAALHVATVLEGSVRRVGDRVRIVAQLIDTEADQHVWAETYDRQITDIFAIQADVAVQIATALKAELTSGEHARIAQEPTRNLSAWQLYLQGRHWYDRYTEEGFRKGVEYFRQAIAADPGYALAHTAMAFAYAEYSAGQGWSPLSSEAVYAEAIAAVTRALALDPDLGEAHAVLGLLKCVHDFDWAGSEREFKIAIELNPGSADAYDHYAWLCSALGRHDEAVALARRAHELDPLMHRSDVATELLRAGRYEEAMAEALRAVDFEPDHTRARSTLGWAYVLMGRMDEGVAEVERAVALTPGNSLFLGQLGQAYALAGRRDDAYEVLRQLDELSRRSHVPPYHLAYVYTGLGEDDRAMDLLEQSYEERAGSVYGVKGSFLFRSLRGHPRFKALLRRMNLE, from the coding sequence GTGCCCCAGGTCCCGACCCAACTCGCCGCCGCGCTCCGCGACCGCTACGTCCTGGAGCGCGAGATCGGCCGCGGCGGAATGGCGGTGGTTTACCTCGCGCGGGACGTGCGGCACGAGCGGCCGGTCGCCCTCAAGGTGCTCCGCGCCGAGTTCGGGTCGACCGCAGCGGCCGAGCGCTTCCAGCGGGAGATCACGACGGCGGCGCGGCTCCAGCACCCGCACATCCTCACGGTCCACGACTCGGGCCAGACCGCGGGCGAGCTCTGGTTCGTCATGCCGTACGTCGATGGGGAGACGCTCCGAAGCCGGCTCAAGCGCGAAGGCGCGCTGCCGGTGGACACCGCACTCCGGATCGCGCGCGACGCGGCCCAGGCGCTGGAGTACGCGCACGGGCATGGCGTGGTCCACCGCGACATCAAGCCGGAAAACCTGCTGCTCACGAGAGACGGCAACACGCTGGTGGCCGACTTCGGCATCGCGCGCGGGCTCGAGACCGCCGCCGACTCCAGCCCCGCGCTCACCGGCACGGGCCAGGTGATCGGCACGCCGGCGTACATGAGCCCGGAGCAGGCCGCGGGCGACAGCGCGATCGATGCCCGGAGCGACGTGTACAGCCTGGGCTGCGTGCTCTACGAGATGCTCGCGGGCGAGCCGCCGTTTACCGGTCCCACGGTGCAGGCGGTGATGACCAAGCGATTCATCGACGCCGCGCCGAGCGTGCGCCGGCTGCGCGGCGCCGTGCCGGCCGGCGTGGACCGGGCGCTCGCGAAGGCGCTCGCGCGGGTGCCGGCCGACCGCTTCTCCTCGGCCCGCGCGTTCGCGGACGCGCTCGCGGCCCCCGCCACCGTGGAGCCGCGGGCGCCGTCGGTCGCGGTGCTTCCATTCATTAACCTCAGCGCCGATCCGGAGAACGAGTTCTTTACCGACGGGATCACCGAGGACGTGATCGCGCAACTCTCGAAGGTCCGCTCGCTCAAGGTGATCTCGCGCACCTCGGTGATGCCTTTCAAGAAGCGGGAGCAGGGACTCCGGGAGATCGGCGCCGCGCTGCACGTGGCGACGGTGCTCGAGGGCAGCGTGCGCCGCGTGGGCGACCGGGTGCGGATCGTGGCACAGCTCATCGACACCGAAGCGGACCAGCACGTCTGGGCCGAGACGTACGACCGGCAGATCACGGACATCTTCGCGATCCAGGCGGATGTGGCGGTGCAGATCGCCACGGCGCTCAAGGCCGAGCTTACGTCCGGCGAGCATGCGCGGATCGCGCAGGAGCCCACCCGCAACCTCAGCGCGTGGCAGCTCTACCTCCAGGGGCGGCACTGGTACGACCGCTACACGGAGGAGGGATTCCGTAAGGGGGTCGAGTACTTCCGCCAGGCGATCGCGGCGGATCCGGGGTACGCGCTCGCGCACACCGCGATGGCGTTCGCGTACGCCGAGTACTCCGCGGGCCAGGGCTGGAGCCCGCTCAGCTCGGAGGCGGTGTACGCGGAGGCGATAGCGGCGGTCACCCGCGCGCTCGCGCTCGATCCCGATCTGGGCGAGGCGCACGCGGTGCTCGGGCTGCTCAAGTGCGTGCACGACTTCGACTGGGCCGGCTCCGAGCGGGAGTTCAAGATCGCCATCGAGTTGAACCCGGGCTCGGCGGACGCGTACGACCACTACGCATGGCTCTGTTCCGCCCTCGGCCGGCACGACGAGGCGGTGGCTCTGGCGCGGCGCGCGCACGAGCTGGACCCGCTGATGCACCGGTCGGACGTGGCGACCGAGCTATTGCGCGCGGGACGGTACGAGGAGGCGATGGCGGAGGCGTTGCGCGCCGTCGACTTCGAGCCGGACCATACGCGCGCACGCTCGACGCTCGGGTGGGCGTACGTGCTCATGGGAAGGATGGACGAGGGAGTGGCCGAGGTGGAGCGCGCGGTGGCGCTGACGCCGGGCAACAGCCTCTTTCTGGGGCAGCTCGGCCAGGCGTACGCGCTCGCGGGGCGGCGGGACGATGCGTACGAGGTGTTGCGGCAGTTGGATGAGTTGTCGCGGCGGAGCCACGTGCCGCCATATCATCTGGCATACGTGTACACGGGGCTCGGCGAGGACGACCGGGCGATGGACCTGCTGGAACAATCGTACGAAGAGCGGGCGGGGAGCGTGTACGGGGTGAAGGGGTCGTTTCTGTTCAGGAGCCTCCGGGGGCACCCGAGGTTCAAGGCGTTGCTCAGGCGGATGAATCTGGAGTGA
- a CDS encoding VOC family protein — MTPPVALAGLTLHVADVDRSLDFYRQLPGAAMLFHMPGQFALLRFGQGRLGLLADTKRPFHVELEVPDLDAAAAELQRLGLAIEGPTTRWWGERDVLVRDPDGNLLEFAEPQAEQPPNA; from the coding sequence GTGACGCCACCCGTGGCACTCGCCGGGCTCACCCTCCACGTCGCCGACGTGGACCGCTCACTCGACTTCTATCGCCAGTTACCGGGCGCTGCGATGCTGTTCCACATGCCCGGTCAGTTCGCGTTGCTGCGGTTCGGTCAGGGGAGACTGGGGCTTCTCGCAGATACGAAGCGGCCGTTCCATGTGGAGCTGGAGGTGCCAGATCTCGATGCCGCCGCGGCCGAGCTGCAACGCCTCGGCCTCGCGATCGAAGGGCCGACCACGCGCTGGTGGGGCGAGCGCGACGTGCTGGTGCGCGATCCGGATGGAAACCTGCTCGAGTTCGCGGAGCCGCAGGCGGAGCAGCCGCCGAACGCGTGA
- a CDS encoding serine hydrolase — protein MAARLIGLWGSEQVLGPRVHGTLIIRRTGWGWTAEIAGRKTAVRIAGDSVTLSLPGGEGELRATLSPDRRRIAGQWIQPVPSGNILRYTSFVSLTAAPASGGPAREWRGVVQPLEDRLSLYLLVDRQPDSSLTALLRNPDGKQRDAQLRVALDDAQLRLTDLRDSTRQLEGAYDSRADVVTLHLADLGTAAVLTRRDRTHAAGFYPHPPAPARYTYRRPADDGDGWPVAIAADAGMDAAPLAALVQRLWDVDPAARDAPLVHSVLVARHGKLVLEEYFFGFDRERPHDLRSASKTFASVLLGAAMEHGARVSPEDRVYALMPEYAATADADPRKRDMTVEHLMTMTSGLPCDENGDQTLPGNEDAMQSDTTQLDWYRYMLDLPLAHAPGTFVGYCSGGVNLVGGIVRRVTGTWLPALFQRDIAEPLGFRDYHLDLTPTGEFYLGGGAYLRPRDLLKLGQVYLDGGAWRGRRIVSRAWVERSTTCQVYVASRCADGYDWHLNEIRAGDRVYREYEANGNGGQFLIVLPELDLAVVFTAGNYRRYGIWRTFRDELVPLYIIAAVKPSAAR, from the coding sequence ATGGCGGCGCGCCTCATCGGCTTGTGGGGAAGCGAGCAGGTGCTGGGCCCGCGCGTGCACGGCACGCTCATCATACGCCGGACCGGCTGGGGGTGGACTGCGGAGATCGCCGGCCGGAAAACCGCCGTTCGCATCGCCGGCGACAGCGTAACGTTGAGCCTGCCCGGCGGCGAGGGCGAGTTGCGCGCGACGCTCTCGCCGGATCGCCGGCGCATCGCCGGACAGTGGATCCAGCCGGTGCCGTCGGGAAACATCCTCAGGTACACGAGCTTCGTGAGTCTCACGGCTGCCCCGGCGAGCGGCGGGCCCGCGCGCGAATGGCGCGGCGTCGTGCAGCCGCTCGAGGATCGCCTGTCGCTCTATCTGCTCGTGGACCGCCAGCCGGACAGCTCGCTCACCGCACTCCTCAGGAATCCGGACGGCAAGCAGCGCGACGCGCAATTGCGCGTCGCGCTGGACGACGCGCAGCTCCGCCTCACCGATTTGCGCGATTCGACCCGCCAGCTCGAGGGCGCGTACGACAGCCGCGCGGACGTGGTCACCCTTCATCTTGCCGACCTGGGCACCGCCGCCGTCCTCACCCGCCGCGACCGCACGCACGCCGCCGGCTTCTACCCGCACCCGCCGGCGCCCGCCCGCTACACCTACCGTCGTCCGGCCGACGATGGAGACGGCTGGCCCGTTGCCATCGCCGCGGACGCCGGCATGGACGCCGCGCCGCTCGCCGCGCTGGTGCAGCGCCTCTGGGACGTCGATCCCGCCGCGCGCGACGCCCCGCTGGTGCACAGCGTGCTGGTCGCGCGGCATGGCAAGCTCGTGCTCGAAGAGTACTTCTTCGGCTTCGACCGCGAGCGTCCCCACGACCTGCGCTCCGCCTCCAAGACCTTCGCCTCGGTGCTGCTCGGCGCCGCGATGGAGCACGGCGCACGGGTGAGCCCCGAGGACCGCGTGTACGCCCTCATGCCGGAGTACGCCGCCACCGCCGACGCCGATCCGCGCAAGCGCGACATGACCGTCGAGCACCTGATGACCATGACGTCCGGGCTCCCTTGCGACGAGAACGGCGACCAGACGTTGCCGGGCAACGAGGACGCCATGCAGTCCGACACCACGCAGCTCGACTGGTACCGCTATATGCTCGACCTTCCGCTGGCGCACGCGCCGGGAACGTTTGTCGGGTACTGCTCCGGCGGCGTCAACCTCGTGGGCGGCATTGTGCGGCGTGTCACCGGCACCTGGCTGCCAGCGCTCTTCCAACGTGACATCGCCGAGCCGCTCGGCTTCCGCGACTACCACCTGGACCTGACGCCGACCGGGGAGTTCTATCTGGGAGGCGGCGCCTATTTGCGTCCCCGCGATCTGCTCAAGCTGGGCCAGGTCTATCTCGATGGCGGCGCCTGGCGCGGCCGCCGCATCGTGAGCCGCGCCTGGGTGGAGCGGTCGACCACCTGCCAGGTGTACGTCGCGTCCAGGTGTGCCGACGGCTACGACTGGCATCTGAACGAGATTCGCGCAGGCGACCGCGTCTATCGCGAGTACGAGGCGAACGGAAATGGGGGTCAGTTTCTCATCGTGCTGCCGGAGCTCGACCTGGCCGTCGTCTTCACCGCGGGGAACTACCGCCGGTACGGAATCTGGCGGACGTTCCGCGACGAGCTCGTCCCGCTGTACATCATCGCGGCCGTGAAGCCCTCTGCGGCGCGGTAG